Proteins co-encoded in one Rattus rattus isolate New Zealand chromosome 5, Rrattus_CSIRO_v1, whole genome shotgun sequence genomic window:
- the LOC116900541 gene encoding olfactory receptor 4K3-like encodes MEEANQTMVSEFIFQGLCASKELQIFFLLPFSTLYLMTVIGNLFVVILIIIDHHLHSPMYFLLANLSFIDFCLSSVTTLKLTTDLLKENKTISFGGCMSQILCVHFFGGGEMVLLVTMAYDRYVAICRPLHYSSIMDRQKCIWLVLISWIIGFIHAMSQLILILELPFCGPRVIDSFFCDIPLVMKLACVNTDTLGIVINADSGVLATTCFILLLISYSYILLTVQLHSKDGSSKALSTCTSHVIVVVLFFGPCIFIYLWPVSITWVDKFLAVFYTVVTPLLNPAIYTLRNKDIKNAIKKLMNHM; translated from the coding sequence ATGGAAGAAGCAAACCAGACTATGGTGTCTGAGTTTATTTTTCAGGGACTTTGTGCTTCAAAAGAACTACAGATCTTCTTCTTACTGCCATTTTCCACCCTCTACCTGATGACTGTGATAGGCAACCTCTTTGTTGTGATATTGATCATCATTGATCATCATCTCCATTCTCCCATGTACTTTCTGTTAGCTAATCTCTCCTTTATTGACTTCTGCCTTTCCTCAGTAACCACCCTCAAACTGACAACTGAtctcctaaaagaaaataaaaccatttccttTGGGGGCTGCATGAGCCAGATCCTCTGTGTGCACTTCTTTGGAGGAGGTGAGATGGTACTTCTTGTAACAATGGCCTATGACcgttatgtggccatctgcaggCCACTACACTACAGCAGCATCATGGACAGACAGAAGTGCATCTGGCTTGTTTTGATATCATGGATCATTGGCTTCATACATGCCATGAGTCAACTGATACTGATTTTGGAACTACCTTTCTGTGGACCTAGAGTGATAGACAGCTTTTTCTGTGatattcctttggtgatgaaattaGCCTGCGTGAATACTGATACTCTGGGAATAGTGATAAATGCTGACAGTGGTGTCTTAGCAACAACTTGTTTCATCCTTTTGCTCATCTCTTACAGTTATATTTTACTAACTGTTCAGCTTCACTCTAAAGATGGCTCATCAAAGGCACTATCTACATGTACTTCCCATGTCATAGTGGTTGTGCTATTCTTTGGACCCTGCATTTTCATCTATCTGTGGCCAGTTAGCATCACTTGGGTGGACAAGTTTCTTGCTGTATTTTACACAGTCGTCACACCTCTCCTGAATCCAGCCATCTATACAttgagaaataaagatattaagaATGCCATAAAGAAGCTGATGAATCACATGTGA
- the LOC116900542 gene encoding olfactory receptor 4K3-like, with translation MEDSNHTVVTQFIFQGLCTSRELEIFLLLPFSTLYLMTIVGNLFVVILIIIDHHLHSPMYFLLANLSFVDFCLSSVNTPKLAIDLLKENKTISFGGCMSQILCVHFFGGSEMVLLVTMAYDRCVAICRPLHYSSIMDRQKCIWLVVISWIIGFVHAISQILLILDLPFCGPRVIDSFFCDIPLVMKLACMNTDNLEILINADSGVLATTCFILLLISYTYILLTVKLHSKDGSSKALSTCTSHIIVVVLFFGPIIFIYLWPVNITWVDKFLAVFYTVITPFLNPAIYTLRNKDIKNAIRKLINHM, from the coding sequence ATGGAGGACTCTAACCATACTGTGGTTACTCAGTTTATTTTTCAGGGACTTTGTACCTCAAGGGAACTTGAGATCTTCCTCTTACTACCGTTTTCCACCCTCTACCTGATGACAATAGTAGGCAACCTCTTTGTAGTGATATTGATAATCATTGATCATCATCTCCATTCTCCCATGTACTTTCTGTTAGCTAATCTCTCATTTGTAGATTTCTGCCTTTCTTCAGTAAATACACCCAAACTGGCCATAGAtctactaaaagaaaataaaaccatttccttTGGGGGCTGCATGAGTCAGATCCTCTGTGTACATTTCTTTGGAGGAAGTGAGATGGTACTTCTTGTAACAATGGCCTATGACCGATGTGTGGCCATCTGCAGACCACTCCATTACAGCAGCATCATGGACAGACAGAAGTGCATCTGGCTCGTTGTGATATCATGGATTATTGGATTTGTGCACGCCATTAGTCAGATTCTCTTGATTTTGGATCTACCTTTCTGTGGACCTAGAGTGATAGACAGCTTTTTCTGTGatattcctttggtgatgaaattaGCCTGCATGAATACTGATAATCTGGAAATCCTAATAAATGCTGACAGTGGCGTTTTAGCAACAACTTGTTTCATTCTCTTGCTCATATCCTATACTTATATTCTATTAACTGTTAAACTTCATTCTAAAGATGGCTCATCAAAGGCACTATCCACATGTACATCCCATATCATAGTGGTTGTGCTATTCTTTGGGCCCATCATTTTTATCTATCTTTGGCCAGTCAACATCACTTGGGTAGACAAGTTTCTAGCTGTGTTTTACACAGTCATTACACCTTTCCTGAATCCAGCCATCTATACactaagaaataaagatattaagaATGCCATAAGGAAGCTAATAAATCACATGTGA
- the LOC116900543 gene encoding olfactory receptor 4K3-like, which produces MEDSNHTVVSQFIFQGLCTSRELEIFLLLPFSTLYLMTVVGNLFVVILIITDHHLHSPMYYLLANLSFIDFCLTSVNTPKMTIDLLKENKTISFEGCMSQIACVHLFAGSEMVLLVTMAYDRCVAICRPLHYSSIMDRQKCIWLVVISWIIGFVHAINQILLILDLPFCGPRVIDSFFCDIPLVMKLACVNTDNLEILINAESGVLGIICFILLLMSYTYILLTVKFHSKDGSSKALSTCTSHIIVVLLYFVPIIFIYLWPVYITWVNKFLTVFYSVITPLLNPAIYTLRNKDIKNAVKKLINHMLIQKNF; this is translated from the coding sequence ATGGAAGACTCCAACCATACTGTGgtttctcagtttatttttcaGGGACTTTGTACCTCAAGGGAACTTGAGATCTTCCTCTTACTACCATTTTCCACTCTCTACCTGATGACTGTGGTAGGCAACCTCTTTGTAGTAATATTGATCATCACTGATCATCATCTCCATTCTCCCATGTACTATCTGTTAGCTAATCTCTCCTTTATTGACTTCTGCCTTACTTCAGTAAATACACCAAAAATGACCATAGAtctactaaaagaaaataaaactatttccttTGAAGGCTGCATGAGCCAGATTGCCTGTGTACATTTATTTGCAGGCAGTGAGATGGTACTTCTTGTAACAATGGCCTATGACCGATGTGTGGCCATCTGCAGACCACTCCATTACAGCAGCATCATGGACAGACAGAAGTGTATCTGGCTCGTTGTGATATCATGGATTATTGGATTTGTGCATGCCATTAATCAGATACTCTTGATTTTGGATCTACCTTTCTGTGGACCTAGAGTAATAGACAGTTTTTTCTGTGatattcctttggtgatgaaattaGCCTGCGTGAATACTGATAATCTGGAAATCCTAATAAATGCTGAGAGTGGTGTTTTAGGAATAATTTGTTTCATTCTCTTGCTCATGTCTTATACTTATATTCTATTAACTGTTAAATTTCACTCTAAAGATGGCTCATCAAAGGCACTATCCACATGTACATCCCATATTATAGTGGTTCTGCTGTACTTTGTGCCCATCATTTTTATCTACCTTTGGCCAGTTTACATCACTTGGGTGAATAAGTTTCTAACTGTATTTTACTCAGTCATCACACCTCTCCTGAATCCAGCCATCTACACactgagaaataaagatattaagaATGCTGTAAAGAAGCTAATAAATCACATGTTGATTCAGAAAAATTTCTAG